The genome window ATTGATTTTCATAAGCTTTTTGACCATCATGTGCTAAATTTTTTAAGCTTTGCGAAAGAGACTGTGCTATCTTATATACTTGATAATAACTAGGTTGCTTCCAACTTTGTTGCTGACAATGCTCGCAAATCATTCGATGAATAGATGTCAGTGAATTTTTTCGGTGTTTTAAAATCATTTGTTCAATTGTCACGATAACTTCTGAATCTAGTTGAATTTTCCCGGAATCACTTCGTGTTTTTCGGATCAAGCCTTTTAATCCAAATTTTTCATAGTTTCGAATCCAATATCGTAGTGTTCTCTTGGCGATACCAGTTTCTTCTACAATAGCAATTAAGTTTTTTCGGAGCGTAGGTAGGGTGCAATAACTTGATACTTAATCATTGCTGCTTGACGTTGTTCTGATGAATAGGCTGTTAAAGGTAAAGGTTCATTTTGCATTAATACCAACCTTTCCGATTTATTGTCTGTCTAAATAGCGATAAATTGTAGTGCGAGATACACCCCACTTTTCTGCGACATCTTTGATAGGTGTACCACTTTCAATTAGGGATTTCATCATTTCTATGTCTTTCAACCCGAACTTCTCTGGTCTGCCACCGAGCCTTCCTCTTGCTCTAGCTGCTGCTCGACCGGCAGCTGATCTTTCTTCTATTAAATTACGTTCAAATTCAGCAAAAGCAGCGAATAAGTGAAACATCAATTGTCCTGTTGCATTACTTTTGTCCATTGTTAGGTTTTCTTGAAGACTATGAAAACCAATACCACGTTTATTTAAGTTATTCACAATTTTGATCAAATCTTGCATGTTGCGTCCTAGGCGATCCAATCGCCAAACTACAATTGTATCGCCTTCACGTGCATAATGAATTGCTTCCTCTAAACCAGGACGTTGTTTTTTGTTCCACTCATTTTATCGTGGAAAATCTTCTTACAACCATATTGAGTTAGTGCATCTGTTTGTAAATCTAAATTTTGTAATCCTGTAGATACACGTGCATATCCAATTAACACCAATTATCACTCTTTCTAATTTTTACTCTATTCCCATTGTAACATAAGATAGAAACATATTGGTTATTGAACATAGAATAATGAACAGAGTTTTATTACATATAAGACAATAAAAAACGCCTCTTTTAAATCAAAAAGAAGCGTGTTCAGAAAAGGACGAGTTTCTTAACAAAGACTCAACATAAATTATGTGGATTCCGTTTTCATCCACAACGTAAGAACTGGTGTGTGAAAACCTTTCTCTGGCATTTTTGATAAATACCGTATACAATACTAAACGTTTAGTTTACTATATAATTATAAGTAAAAATTCCTAAAAAATGGAGGTATGCACATTGGAAAAGGAAAACATTGTATATAATAGGGTCTGGTTCATTACTGGAGCTTCAAAAGGATTTGGACGTGCATTAGTTGAGGCAGCACTTGAACAAGGTGATATGGTAGTAGCTACAGCACGTAAACCAGAAATTTTAGCACAATCTTTTCAAGATAATAATCATTTATTAATCCTGCCTTTAGACGTAACGAATTCTTATCAAATCCAAGAATCAGTCGAAAAAGCCATTGGAAAATTTGGGCATATTGATATTTTGGTCAATAATGCCGGGTATGGACTGTTAGGCGCAGTGGAAGAAGCGAACCCAGAGGAAGTAAAACAAGTATTTTCTACTAATGTTTTTGGTTTGCATGCTGTAACACAAGCTGTCTTACCCCATCTTCGATCCCAAAGGTCCGGTCATATTATCAATATCTCTTCAGTTGGTGGATTTTCAGGTTCTATAGGATGGGGAATCTATAATTCCACTAAATTTGCAGTGGAAGGATTATCGGAAGCGTTATCGTTAGAAGTGAAACCTTTAGGTATTCACGTTACCATTGTCGAACCAGGAATGTTTCGTACTGATTTTCTTGCAAGTTCTATGCGTTCTGTTAATACAGTTATTAAAGATTATACAAATACTTCAGGACAAACACGAGAAACGGCTAATGAAAGTAACGGTAATCAGCCTGGTGATCCTAAAAGGCAGCTTCAGCTATCTTGAAGGTTGTTGCAGCTGATGATCCACCACTAAGACTTGTTTTGGGGCCTGATTCCCTAAAGCGAATAAAAACAAAACTTGAACAAGTCAAAACAGATTTAAATAATTGGCAAACTGTCACATTAAGCACAAATATAGAGGATGAACAAATTGGTTAATTACGAGGTAAAACAGTCAAATTCTGAGCATAAGCGAGGGAGACCCCGCAGCAATAAAGTAAGTGAGCGTATTCTGAAAGCTACTATTGAACTTTTGTTTGAAGAAGGACTTCGGAAAACAACTGTTGATGAGATTTCTGCCCGTGCTGAGGTTAGCAAAGCAACTATTTATAAGTGGTGGCCAAACAAGAATGTAGTTTCAATAGATGCTTTTCTATTTAAAATGGAAGCAGAGGTTAAAATACCTGATACTGGATCTGTACGTGAAGATTTTTTACAACAGTTACTTTCAGTTATGCGGTTTTATAAAAGTCCTATTAGTAAGGTGTTTACCCAACTCATTGCTGAAAGTCAATACGATCCTCATATAGCTACCATATTTCGCGAACGGTTCCTAGTCAGTCGACAAAATGCTGTGCAAGTTATGTTGCAGCGGGGATTTGATCGCAACGAGATTCGAAACGATATAGACTCTAAAATTATCATTGATTTAATTTATGGGCCTATGATATATCGACTTCTTACAGGACATGCACCTTTGGACGACAACCTTGCAAAATCGATTGTTGATGTGGTGATAAAAGGGATAAGAGTATAATCTTTATATCTTGATAGAACACACCGTTCGATGCTTCGAGCGGTGTATATTTTATTTTGTTACCATTCATTAACAATTAATTAAGAGTTTTGGATGTAGCTTTAAAATAAAGTTTGATTAAAAGTTTCACAAGAACATTGATTTAATCATCAATAAAAAGAATCCATCTTGAAAAAAGTTTGATCAAAATGGATTCTTTGCATGTGAATACATATACAGTTTTTATAAAAAAGTTCAATCAATTTGTTTACCTTTATTGAACAAAAGCCCTCGTTAGTTTAAGTAGAATACTTCACAAACTTTAGTTAGTCTCACCCAACTTAGTTTTGTGGACTACGGATACAGTGAACTTTGTATAACATGCTTGATTCTTTCGCTAACCTTACTGATACAATGTTTACTCGTTTTGCTGATTCCATAACTTATTTCCTCCTCAAATAAAACGTTCTTAAATGTTATAGTGGTCAAATAATTTTATTCAGATTAATAATATATGAAGGTGCGGCGGAAGGAGGCGACGGACCAATCCTTCGACTGGATACAGGTGAGGGCTATAGGGCTTTATACATGTTATTTTTCTGTTAATTATATTGATTTCTGTTCTTTGATTTGCTACGATTACTTACGAACGTTCGTAAGTAAATAAGGAGTGGTATTCAATGAAAAGTGATGAGATTAAACGGGCAGCACTGAAATACTTTACCATTCACGGATATGAAGGGGCTTCTCTTTCGAAAATAGCCGAAGAAGTTGGATTGAAGAAGCAATCCTTATACTCCCATTTCAAAGGCAAAGATGATTTATTTCTTCAGGTTATACGTGATGCCGGTGAGGTTGAGTTGAACACAAAGCTTACGTTCTTTAATAATCATAAAAATGATTCGCCGGAGAAATCATTACATGCATATCTAGTGATGGTTAAAGAACTATTTCAGTTAGACGAGCGCATGAAATTCTGGCTGCGTATCTCCTTCTTTCCGCCCGAACATCTTTATCATGTGATAGTAAATGAAGTCTTTGCCATTGAAGACCAAGTCATGGAGATGCTTGAAGCGAAGTTCGCTGAGTGGATGAAGGAAGAAGAGATCTATAAGGAACAACCCTCTATTCCGGCTAGTGCATTTACTGGGATTGTTGATGCCTTGATGCTGGAGTTACTCTATGATTCAAGTCCAGAGCGAATTAACGAGAAGCTAGAGTCGACTTGGACAGTCTTTTGGCGAGGAATTTCCAAGTAAGAAGAGAGCAAATATTTTCAACAACTATAATGAAATTAATCGAGGTGCTACAATCATGCATTTTATAGAAGTTACTCAACAGAATTTAAAACTGGCCTATACCATTCAAAAGGAAATCTTTTCGGATTCGCCTGATATTCTGCACATCAAAAATTCTATTGATAACAATGATCCGGGCTATGCTTATTGGATTGTGTACGAGAATGAAACTGCCATAGGGATTTCGGGCATTTATACTGTAGAAGCTGACAGAGATTCCGTATGGCTCAGTTGGTACGGTGTTTTGCCTAAATGGCGGAGCAAAGGCTTTGGAAGAAAAATTCTGCTTGAATCCATCGAAAGAGCTACATCACTGAACCAATTCAAATATTTAAGACTATATACATCCGAAAAGTACAATGCGAGTGCATTGGGGGTGTACAATTCTGTTATGGACCTATGCGAGCGGTATGAAAATCCGGATGATGAGACATATGAACGGACTGCTTTGGTCTACTCCTATTCACTAACGGAAGAAAAGGTAACGCCCTGGAACAATAGATATATGGGCATTCGAGAGCTTGAGGAGCTATGCGTAGCAGGTGAGTTGTATTTAAAAGAACACGGATACGAAATATAGCAGGTATCATCCCCTTCAAGTAAAAACTCTAGTTAAACTCAAACAGGGTCGTCCCAGGCAGCTATTTCATGGCTTATGGGGTGGCTTGTGTTTTGTCAAGTGGAATTCCCTGGTCGGATCATCAAAAATCCTTGGTGAATTTCCAGTTGCTACAGTCACTTTTGGCGCATCAGGGTATGCTTCAGGCGGTAGCTCTCTCCTTCAAAGACAATCAATTGTTCCACAAGAAAAACCGAAATCCTAGTTCGTCTTTTTTATAAACGGTTAAACTTTTTCAAAACGGTGCGACTTTTTGAAATTATCAAGACCTAAATTGTAAAAAACCATAAAAATAAAGGGTGATACATATTAGTCATATATAATATGTATCACCCTTTTACTTCTTGCTCAGTAATCACGCCCGATTGTGGAAGATCATAAGTACATGTCTTATTCAATTAATCTGTCGTTAATTGAAAAAGGTTCACTTTATCCCTTTAAATTCCCAATAATTTTTTTCAAAAAAATTAATTATCTCATCTTTATAGTTAAATTTATCATTGAGCTTTTGTAATAACTCAATATCATGGGTATGAGTTTTTCCTGTCTCAAGCATTTCTCGATATAAGTCAATATAAGGAAGTTTATTACTAATAGCGTTTTTTAATTCCTTTTCTACATCATAGGAAATTTTTTTAAATCTCACCTCAGCAATCCCCGTCTCATCAATTTCAAGAATTGCATACTGAGCACGTAGGTCAGACTGTAACTTGTCCCATTTGTAAAAGGGCTGTCCTATAGTTCCTGGGTTAATAATCAATTGATCATTGCTACTATAGCGTAACAATTGGTGATGGGTATGAGCATAAATCGCAATATCATAATCATGCTCAAATAACTGATCAAAATTTTTCTGATTATTAGTGGGCCATAAATCCCCTCCATAATTTTTATTTTGTAAATTATGGCTAATACTGATAGATAGATTATTAACTTGTCTTGTTAGGTGTAATGGTAAATTCTTAATAAGATTAATATAGTTTTCATCCAAATTTTCACACTGATATTGAACTAACCTAGAAACATAGATATCAGAAGCATTATCAAAGTCAATCTCTTTATTCAGTACGTCAAGGAAGCAGTCTTCCCAGTTTCCTTTAACATAAGTAGCAACTTCAATACTATCTAATATTTCAAA of Bacillus sp. DX3.1 contains these proteins:
- a CDS encoding TetR/AcrR family transcriptional regulator translates to MNKLVNYEVKQSNSEHKRGRPRSNKVSERILKATIELLFEEGLRKTTVDEISARAEVSKATIYKWWPNKNVVSIDAFLFKMEAEVKIPDTGSVREDFLQQLLSVMRFYKSPISKVFTQLIAESQYDPHIATIFRERFLVSRQNAVQVMLQRGFDRNEIRNDIDSKIIIDLIYGPMIYRLLTGHAPLDDNLAKSIVDVVIKGIRV
- a CDS encoding TetR/AcrR family transcriptional regulator codes for the protein MKSDEIKRAALKYFTIHGYEGASLSKIAEEVGLKKQSLYSHFKGKDDLFLQVIRDAGEVELNTKLTFFNNHKNDSPEKSLHAYLVMVKELFQLDERMKFWLRISFFPPEHLYHVIVNEVFAIEDQVMEMLEAKFAEWMKEEEIYKEQPSIPASAFTGIVDALMLELLYDSSPERINEKLESTWTVFWRGISK
- a CDS encoding GNAT family N-acetyltransferase — translated: MHFIEVTQQNLKLAYTIQKEIFSDSPDILHIKNSIDNNDPGYAYWIVYENETAIGISGIYTVEADRDSVWLSWYGVLPKWRSKGFGRKILLESIERATSLNQFKYLRLYTSEKYNASALGVYNSVMDLCERYENPDDETYERTALVYSYSLTEEKVTPWNNRYMGIRELEELCVAGELYLKEHGYEI
- a CDS encoding metallophosphoesterase family protein yields the protein MKHKIALLADVHGNASALKAVIEDSIKEGVTEYWFLGDLIMPGPGANDLFEILDSIEVATYVKGNWEDCFLDVLNKEIDFDNASDIYVSRLVQYQCENLDENYINLIKNLPLHLTRQVNNLSISISHNLQNKNYGGDLWPTNNQKNFDQLFEHDYDIAIYAHTHHQLLRYSSNDQLIINPGTIGQPFYKWDKLQSDLRAQYAILEIDETGIAEVRFKKISYDVEKELKNAISNKLPYIDLYREMLETGKTHTHDIELLQKLNDKFNYKDEIINFFEKNYWEFKGIK